One stretch of Paenibacillus sp. AN1007 DNA includes these proteins:
- a CDS encoding amino acid ABC transporter permease, which yields MSIDLHFIYTSFFQILEALPLTMVITIVPLIAGFGIGLGTALIRIYRVRWLHHIASYYVSFLRGTPMLMHLFLIYYGIPMIIDRLAERYGWAFQSSSIPILVFVLIAFSLTAGAYMSEIIRSGILAVDGGQMEAAHAVGMSTFQALRRIIIPQAIGAVLPNLCSMFVGFLHGSTLAFTVSQMDILGKADVVASVSLKFLEAFIAAAIIYWGITVIAERITALLERRAAVYSKGGVS from the coding sequence ATGTCGATTGATCTGCATTTTATCTATACCTCTTTCTTTCAGATTCTGGAGGCATTGCCGCTCACAATGGTCATTACGATTGTGCCGCTGATTGCGGGTTTTGGTATTGGTCTGGGGACCGCACTGATCCGAATCTACCGTGTACGATGGCTTCACCACATCGCATCGTATTACGTATCATTTCTGCGCGGAACTCCGATGCTGATGCATCTGTTTCTGATCTACTACGGTATTCCGATGATCATTGATCGTTTGGCTGAACGTTATGGTTGGGCGTTTCAATCGTCTTCGATTCCCATACTCGTTTTTGTGCTGATAGCATTCTCACTGACGGCCGGCGCTTATATGTCTGAAATTATCCGTTCCGGCATTCTGGCTGTAGATGGCGGGCAGATGGAGGCAGCCCATGCCGTAGGCATGAGCACGTTTCAGGCGCTGCGGCGTATTATTATACCCCAGGCCATTGGTGCTGTTCTCCCGAATCTCTGCAGCATGTTTGTCGGATTCCTGCACGGCTCAACGCTTGCCTTCACCGTTTCCCAGATGGATATTCTCGGCAAGGCGGATGTGGTCGCTTCCGTCAGTTTGAAATTTCTGGAGGCCTTTATTGCCGCGGCCATCATATATTGGGGGATTACCGTCATTGCCGAGCGAATCACTGCGCTGCTTGAACGCAGAGCTGCCGTATACAGCAAAGGAGGCGTATCATGA
- a CDS encoding nucleoside-diphosphate sugar epimerase produces MQSKIDEIITHIAHSHQQIARVLDAKRQVAVRMSEIIHHLPDNEPELDGVEGLLDSSGQINKSIISYLGGLADLEEAVAETLTQVMREIAVQDEE; encoded by the coding sequence ATGCAGAGCAAAATCGATGAGATTATTACACATATTGCACATTCCCACCAGCAGATCGCACGGGTATTGGATGCCAAACGTCAGGTTGCTGTACGCATGTCGGAGATCATCCATCATTTGCCGGATAACGAGCCGGAGCTGGATGGGGTTGAAGGTTTGCTGGACAGCTCGGGACAGATTAACAAAAGCATTATCTCCTACCTGGGGGGGCTTGCTGATCTGGAAGAAGCTGTGGCCGAGACGCTGACCCAGGTCATGCGGGAGATTGCGGTACAAGATGAAGAATAA
- a CDS encoding restriction endonuclease subunit S encodes MSREQSLILMLDAAAKMQWNIALILEAKAIEAEKVRNWTLNHLNGDSFLTHSDQVGEPLKMHEQLVELLEGLTRMETGLCSNLKAVMVQNDSEDGGGMDGGMFGGMDLGDMGK; translated from the coding sequence ATGAGCAGAGAACAAAGCCTCATTCTGATGCTGGATGCCGCAGCCAAGATGCAGTGGAATATCGCGCTGATTCTGGAGGCCAAGGCCATTGAGGCGGAGAAGGTACGGAACTGGACGCTGAATCATCTGAACGGGGACAGCTTTTTGACTCATAGCGATCAGGTGGGTGAACCGCTTAAAATGCATGAGCAGTTGGTGGAACTGTTGGAAGGGTTAACCCGGATGGAAACGGGACTGTGCAGCAACCTGAAGGCTGTGATGGTCCAGAATGACAGCGAAGATGGCGGCGGAATGGACGGGGGCATGTTTGGCGGCATGGATCTCGGGGATATGGGGAAATGA
- a CDS encoding DUF3880 domain-containing protein, which yields MAKRRNRPLTEAEAAYRGGYAEGRRFGGCQAIMERVHPFEPVLRDMKVLYIPQGFDAIDEGVILALQQSVRECVVGSPAAMLQEADHHRPDVVLVMNGLHVFPENHLEQVRGIRELGIRTAVWFVDDPYFTEDTASICQHYDVVFTHEEAAVPFYKGQGAQHVIYMPLAVNPGMFHPRRTEPQYQYDICFIGTGFWNRIDLFNQLAPYLADKKVFIAGSQWNRLARLDVLGQFIHEGWIEPGATVNYYNGAKIVINVHRTCENGEDNRNTHQLQGRSINPRTYEIAACGTMQITDTRGDLPRYYQPGYDIETFTTAAELQTQDRLLSAS from the coding sequence GTGGCAAAACGAAGAAACCGCCCGCTGACTGAAGCGGAGGCGGCCTACCGCGGCGGATATGCAGAAGGCCGCAGGTTTGGCGGCTGTCAGGCCATCATGGAGCGGGTGCACCCGTTTGAACCGGTTCTGCGGGACATGAAGGTGCTGTATATCCCGCAGGGATTCGACGCCATTGATGAAGGTGTCATATTGGCACTGCAGCAGTCCGTTCGGGAATGCGTTGTTGGATCGCCAGCAGCGATGCTGCAGGAAGCGGATCATCACCGACCTGATGTTGTTCTGGTTATGAACGGTCTGCATGTGTTTCCCGAGAATCATCTGGAGCAGGTGAGGGGAATTCGTGAATTGGGGATTCGGACGGCAGTATGGTTTGTGGATGATCCCTATTTTACGGAGGATACCGCATCCATCTGTCAGCATTACGACGTTGTGTTTACCCATGAAGAGGCAGCCGTGCCCTTCTACAAAGGCCAAGGGGCACAGCACGTTATCTACATGCCGCTGGCCGTAAATCCAGGGATGTTTCATCCGCGCCGCACAGAACCCCAGTATCAATACGACATCTGTTTTATCGGTACAGGGTTCTGGAACCGAATAGACCTGTTCAATCAGCTGGCACCTTACCTCGCCGATAAAAAGGTGTTCATTGCCGGAAGTCAGTGGAACCGGTTGGCGCGGCTGGATGTGTTGGGACAGTTCATCCATGAAGGCTGGATTGAACCGGGGGCAACGGTCAATTATTACAATGGCGCCAAAATCGTTATTAACGTGCACCGGACCTGCGAGAACGGTGAGGATAACCGCAACACCCACCAGCTGCAGGGGCGTTCGATTAATCCTCGCACTTATGAGATCGCTGCTTGCGGCACGATGCAGATTACCGACACGCGTGGAGATTTGCCGCGCTATTATCAGCCCGGGTATGACATTGAGACCTTCACCACAGCGGCAGAGCTGCAGACGCAAGATCGACTATTATCTGCATCATAA
- a CDS encoding glycosyltransferase produces the protein MTLRPSPQRQSCRRKIDYYLHHNEERQIMAWRGLLTTMNRHTFNRRITELLGHL, from the coding sequence ATGACATTGAGACCTTCACCACAGCGGCAGAGCTGCAGACGCAAGATCGACTATTATCTGCATCATAATGAGGAACGTCAGATCATGGCTTGGCGAGGTCTGCTCACTACGATGAACCGTCATACGTTTAACCGCCGCATCACCGAGTTGTTAGGACATCTGTAG
- a CDS encoding glycosyltransferase produces the protein MSLKHRKTRKVQLPVLSLADQARKNGQRAGYDAGKEEGYLRGRANYIVNCAQEPLPFRQLHVLYVSSGKGFPYSPLDEAIMATLQGMVAHVTLSDPRQPVSQVALETRPDLVLVLDGMDIPIEHIDAIRQAGIQTAIWLTDDPYYTDMTLEMVSHFDHVFTLELNCVELYRQHGCASVHYMPFAAFTNHYFPITTPSPLKRDVSFIGSAYWNRVYFFNPIMPQLMSHNTVFNGIWWDRLPDYTAYGEKIELGRWMSPQETNDVYNGTKIVINLHRSHEDDSVNNNQIKIPPASPNPRTFEIAASTTLQLTDARDDLARFYKPGVEIETYSSPQEMLEKVEYYLAHEKERREIALRGLERTLKDHTYGRRINEMLSIIFP, from the coding sequence ATGTCTCTCAAACACCGTAAAACTAGAAAGGTTCAACTACCTGTACTCAGCCTGGCAGATCAGGCACGTAAAAATGGGCAGCGGGCCGGATATGACGCAGGGAAAGAAGAAGGATATCTGCGCGGCCGTGCTAACTATATTGTGAATTGTGCACAGGAGCCGCTGCCTTTCCGGCAGCTTCACGTGCTGTATGTTTCTTCAGGTAAAGGCTTCCCTTACTCTCCGCTGGACGAAGCGATAATGGCAACGCTCCAGGGCATGGTCGCACACGTGACGCTGTCTGATCCACGCCAGCCGGTATCCCAAGTCGCGCTGGAAACACGTCCTGATCTGGTGCTTGTGCTGGATGGTATGGATATCCCCATCGAGCACATTGACGCCATACGCCAGGCGGGAATCCAGACAGCGATCTGGCTTACGGACGATCCGTATTATACCGACATGACGCTGGAGATGGTGAGTCATTTTGACCATGTATTCACACTGGAGCTGAATTGTGTCGAACTGTATCGTCAGCATGGCTGCGCGTCCGTGCATTATATGCCCTTCGCTGCTTTTACCAACCACTACTTCCCGATCACAACCCCTTCTCCGCTGAAACGGGATGTCAGCTTTATCGGCTCGGCATATTGGAACCGCGTGTACTTCTTCAACCCGATCATGCCGCAGCTTATGTCGCACAATACCGTCTTCAACGGTATCTGGTGGGATCGTCTGCCTGACTATACGGCGTACGGCGAGAAGATCGAACTCGGCCGCTGGATGAGTCCGCAAGAGACCAATGACGTATACAACGGCACCAAGATTGTTATCAATCTGCATCGTTCCCATGAGGATGATTCGGTCAACAATAATCAGATCAAAATCCCCCCAGCCTCACCGAACCCGAGAACGTTTGAGATTGCAGCCAGTACAACGCTGCAGCTGACCGATGCACGCGATGATCTGGCCCGTTTCTACAAACCGGGTGTCGAGATCGAGACATATTCTTCGCCGCAGGAGATGCTGGAGAAGGTGGAATATTACCTCGCACACGAGAAGGAACGGCGCGAGATTGCCCTGCGAGGACTTGAACGGACGTTGAA